One genomic segment of Coffea arabica cultivar ET-39 chromosome 6e, Coffea Arabica ET-39 HiFi, whole genome shotgun sequence includes these proteins:
- the LOC113696830 gene encoding transcription termination factor MTERF4, chloroplastic-like — MLALKPELSEEYFIDGFNFGLDWNIQMKLKRFRSPPKILYEAYLRAKIEEAVMEKHDSALDSPKGEQLMKENEGVEAEHNDIITNLKDESVVSHMFDGLCQRTPMDFLEENQHKTSAREYQEEKAKNQVCDRLAHNDCVISQGLSYELLTGELGWQQGSIDKEIFNSASPLHCPRNWSSVSREVKQKFIEILFKRPIMMIIGYRAIARPTFSLVICDVPAISFCKPQLYSSSMNGCRFMRFSCSVSSRTVSSTSLDLSLSKDNSGNEGLQRQKASSSLYAHPSLSQIRSEKAANRAPVYDFLRGIGVFPDELDGLELPVTVDVMCERVDFLHRLGLTVEDINNYPLVLGYSVKKNMVPVLDYLGKLGVKKSTFTEFLRRYPQVLHSSVVVDLAPVVKYLQGMDIKPNDIPRVLEKYPEVLGFKLEGTMSTLVAYLVGIGVARREIGGLLTRYPQILGVRVGRTVKPFVDYLESLGIPQLAIARLIEKRPFILGFGLEDRIKPNVESLLEFNVRKSLLASVIAQYPEIIGVDVQTRLCTRRDFLNSIIQLDPVGFGRVVEKMPQIVSLNNTAILKHLDFLKECGFSLEQVRKMVMACPQLLALNLDVMKVSFDYFQGKMARPLDDLVSFPAFFTYGLESTIKPRHAMIGKKGLKCSLAWFLNCSDEKFEERMTYDTIDMEEMEVESSFDMNSLLGTRTVVPISAISANRYFGLQFLAGLACNGYIGILLSVSNPGVTAGLQTLLGCVDANMQDLLKAVEKFLGLHYPDQVALKRLYMVGGATSRISALVAQLKQKNQQALPFSYTTCLLRIAKYQSEDFVWKLGTLFDILEDKDCLRGRLCHGV; from the coding sequence ATGTTGGCTTTGAAACCAGAACTCAGTGAGGAATACTTTATTGATGGTTTTAACTTTGGGCTTGATTGGAATATCCAGATGAAGCTAAAGAGATTTAGGAGTCCACCCAAGATCTTGTATGAAGCATATCTCCGAGCAAAAATCGAGGAAGCCGTGATGGAGAAGCATGATTCTGCTCTTGATTCACCAAAAGGAGAGCAGCTTATGAAAGAAAATGAGGGTGTAGAGGCTGAACACAATGATATAATCACTAACTTGAAGGATGAAAGTGTAGTCAGCCACATGTTTGATGGGTTGTGCCAAAGGACTCCAATGGATTTTTTAGAGGAGAACCAACATAAAACATCAGCAAGGGAATATCAAGAAGAAAAAGCTAAAAACCAAGTGTGTGATAGATTGGCTCACAACGATTGTGTTATCTCTCAAGGGCTTAGCTATGAATTGCTTACAGGGGAGCTAGGTTGGCAACAAGGCTCTATAGACAAGGAAATATTTAACTCTGCTTCACCGCTCCACTGTCCCAGAAATTGGTCTTCGGTCAGCCGTGAGGTAAAGCAAAAGTTCATTGAGATTTTATTTAAAAGACCAATCATGATGATCATAGGCTACAGGGCCATTGCCCGGCCTACTTTCTCCCTTGTCATTTGTGACGTGCCTGCCATTTCCTTCTGTAAGCCTCAACTGTATTCTTCTTCCATGAATGGATGTAGATTCATGCGGTTTAGTTGTTCAGTTTCTAGTAGAACCGTTTCATCTACTTCTCTAGACTTATCTTTGTCCAAGGACAATTCTGGTAATGAAGGGCTTCAAAGGCAAAAGGCTTCTTCCTCTTTGTATGCTCATCCTAGTTTGTCACAGATTAGGAGTGAGAAGGCAGCCAATCGAGCCCCTGTTTATGATTTCTTGAGGGGAATTGGTGTTTTCCCTGATGAGCTTGATGGATTGGAGCTCCCTGTCACTGTAGATGTAATGTGCGAACGTGTGGACTTTCTTCACAGATTAGGCCTCACTGTTGAGGATATAAACAATTACCCACTGGTTCTTGGCTACAGTGTCAAGAAAAACATGGTTCCCGTCCTTGATTACCTCGGCAAGTTGGGTGTTAAAAAATCTACGTTTACAGAATTCTTGCGTAGATACCCACAAGTCCTCCATTCTAGTGTTGTTGTCGATCTTGCACCGGTAGTTAAGTATCTTCAAGGAATGGATATCAAGCCAAATGATATTCCTCGGGTTCTGGAGAAGTATCCTGAAGTATTGGGGTTTAAGCTGGAAGGCACCATGAGTACTTTAGTGGCTTACTTGGTTGGAATAGGGGTCGCAAGGAGAGAAATTGGTGGGCTACTAACTAGATACCCCCAAATATTAGGAGTGAGAGTTGGCCGTACAGTCAAACCATTTGTGGATTATCTAGAAAGCTTGGGAATACCACAATTAGCCATAGCTAGACTAATAGAGAAAAGACCTTTTATTCTTGGATTTGGACTTGAAGACAGGATCAAGCCAAATGTTGAGTCCCTTTTAGAGTTCAATGTTAGGAAATCGTTGCTTGCATCTGTCATTGCACAGTATCCTGAAATTATAGGAGTAGATGTTCAAACAAGACTTTGCACTCGAAGGGACTTTCTTAATTCAATCATCCAATTGGATCCTGTTGGTTTTGGGAGAGTTGTAGAGAAGATGCCACAGATTGTCAGCCTCAATAATACTGCCATATTGAAGCATTTGGATTTCCTCAAGGAATGCGGATTTTCCTTGGAACAAGTGAGAAAGATGGTGATGGCCTGTCCCCAACTGCTTGCTCTAAATCTTGATGTCATGAAAGTAAGCTTTGATTACTTCCAGGGAAAAATGGCAAGACCGTTGGATGACTTGGTTTCTTTCCCAGCCTTTTTCACTTATGGTCTTGAGTCAACTATTAAACCAAGACATGCAATGATTGGAAAGAAGGGTTTGAAATGTTCTCTTGCTTGGTTCCTTAATTGTTCTGATGAGAAATTTGAGGAGCGGATGACATATGACACTATTGACATGGAAGAGATGGAAGTTGAGTCATCATTTGACATGAACTCTTTACTTGGTACTAGAACAGTGGTAccaatttctgcaatttctgcAAATAGGTACTTTGGTCTGCAATTTCTGGCTGGCTTGGCCTGTAATGGCTACATAGGAATTCTCCTATCTGTTTCAAATCCAGGAGTAACAGCAGGACTTCAAACCTTGCTTGGGTGTGTTGATGCTAACATGCAAGACCTTTTAAAGGCAGTAGAGAAATTCCTTGGTTTGCATTATCCGGATCAAGTTGCTCTTAAAAGATTATATATGGTTGGTGGTGCTACTTCTAGAATTTCAGCTCTTGTTGCTCAGCTAAAACAGAAGAATCAGCAAGCTTTGCCATTTTCTTATACTACTTGCTTGCTGCGAATTGCCAAATATCAATCCGAAGActttgtttggaagcttggaactTTGTTCGACATCCTTGAGGACAAGGATTGTTTAAGGGGGAGGCTCTGTCATGGAGTATGA